From a single Chlorocebus sabaeus isolate Y175 chromosome X, mChlSab1.0.hap1, whole genome shotgun sequence genomic region:
- the RTL9 gene encoding retrotransposon Gag-like protein 9 encodes MREENVEPQNKRMAFSGPMTETRADVQILHSHVQLPIVSTSASDPGGTSTQLMTSPAFDTMSAPLMGVPNSGALSPPLMPASDSGTLSPLLMPGSDPGALSPLLMPALDSGTLSPLLSASEYGVMSPGMMTIPDFGTMSTTLMVAPDSAEISPLAMPAPSSGAMSTPIMSTSSSEAMSTPLMLAPDSGEISPILMQDMTPGVMSTQPVPAPSSEAMSPLQITDEDTEAMSKVLMTALASGEISSLLMSGTDSEAISSLIMSALASGGTSPQPTSTQNSGGIPTPLMSELDSGIMSSLLMSTPGSEVMSTPLLPVPDAGEMSTLPKPAPDAEAMSPAVMTALPSGVMPTQTMPAPGSGVMSPWSTQNIDSEIMSSLPMRGTASGEMPAPPVRALDSGAMSTPLMEAPASGNMSTLQKTVPASGAMTTSLMTVPSSGVISTEQMSTTASRVMSAQLTMAKTSGATPTGSMKAVAKQHMRTTASGKMSKPLRRAPASGAMSTQRVMDTASETMSVPQLTVPASGSMSMLQMRAPVSEAMSVPQMRTMASGLTSAPQMRAMTSGAMSTPLITAQTSGSTSTLLMRDTASGVMSCPQMRALASGALSKPLMTPKASGTMFTEQMATTASEAMPTLPMRDTVSGALSMPQMTDTVSGGLSALLMRDTASGAMTTSQMTATVSGGMSMPLMRAQDPGVTPASLMRAKASGKMLGQPMSTQDPGGMSMSPMRSMTTGGMQMSAPNSDVMSTPTMRAWTSETMSTPLMRTSDSGERPSLLTRAPSSGKMSLPLMRAPASGEIPTSLRSSAYGAMSAPQMTTTASGMMSMPQVKAPISGAMSMPLTRSTAFGGMSMPLMRAPGSRVTSTSQMMPTASGDMCTLPVRAPASGGMSPPLVRAPASGTMSTPLRRPSACETVSTELMRASASGHMSTAQTTAMVSGGMSKPLTRAPASGTMPMPLMSAVDSGEISMPLMETMASGAMSTLQTSVANSRSMSLPQTTYTVSGGMATAPIRASASGAMSTSFMRPSISGSMPMPLPRATASGCGMGMSMPQMTATDSRGRSIPLMRASGPGTMSTPQTAFGVMSTLETKATDSGEASISHSNITASGSKPTPHMTATTPETTKPPPKEVPSFGMLTPALCYLLEEQEAARGSCSVEEEMEIDEEKQMKGFLDDSERMAFLVSLHLGAAERWFILQMEVGEPLSDENKSFLRRSQGVYDSLSEIDILSAVLCHPKQGQKSVRQYATDFLLLARHLSWSDAILRTRFLEGLSEAVTTKMGRIFLKVAGSLKELIDRSLYSECQLAEEKDSPGNSSQVLPTACKRNNEEAMENELSSQQQTEEHQHVPKRCYYLKEHGDPQEGLHDHLGQSTGHHQKAHTNK; translated from the exons CAGATTCTGCATTCTCATGTACAGTTGCCTATAGTCTCAACTTCAGCCTCAGACCCTGGAGGGACATCCACACAGTTGATGACATCTCCAGCCTTTGACACCATGTCTGCACCTCTAATGGGAGTACCAAACTCTGGAGCATTGTCCCCACCCCTAATGCCAGCCTCAGACTCTGGGACACTTTCCCCATTGCTAATGCCAGGCTCAGACCCTGGGGCACTGTCCCCATTGCTAATGCCAGCCTTAGATTCTGGAACATTGTCCCCATTGCTGTCCGCTTCAGAGTATGGGGTAATGTCCCCAGGGATGATGACAATTCCTGACTTTGGAACGATGTCCACAACACTAATGGTAGCACCAGATTCTGCAGAGATATCACCATTGGCAATGCCAGCTCCATCCTCTGGAGCGATGTCTACACCTATAATGAGCACTTCATCCTCTGAGGCAATGTCCACACCATTAATGCTAGCCCCAGATTCTGGAGAGATATCCCCAATTCTAATGCAAGATATGACTCCTGGAGTGATGTCTACACAGCCAGTGCCAGCTCCCAGCTCTGAGGCAATGTCCCCATTGCAAATTACAGATGAAGACACCGAAGCAATGTCCAAAGTGCTAATGACTGCTCTAGCCTCTGGAGAGATATCTTCGCTGCTAATGTCAGGCACGGACTCTGAAGCAATATCCTCACTGATAATGTCAGCCCTAGCTTCTGGAGGAACATCACCCCAGCCAACAAGCACCCAAAACTCTGGGGGAATACCTACCCCTCTCATGTCAGAGCTAGACTCTGGAATAATGTCTTCACTTTTAATGTCAACTCCAGGTTCTGAAGTAATGTCCACACCGCTACTGCCAGTCCCAGATGCTGGAGAAATGTCCACATTACCAAAGCCAGCTCCAGATGCTGAAGCAATGTCCCCAGCAGTAATGACAGCTCTACCCTCTGGAGTGATGCCCACCCAAACGATGCcagccccaggctctggagtgATGTCCCCATGGTCAACACAAAATATAGACTCTGAAATCATGTCTTCTCTGCCAATGAGAGGAACAGCCTCTGGGGAGATGCCTGCACCACCAGTAAGAGCTTTAGACTCTGGAGCAATGTCCACACCGCTAATGGAAGCCCCAGCCTCTGGAAATATGTCTACATTGCAAAAGACAGTTCCAGCCTCTGGAGCCATGACCACCTCACTGATGACAGTCCCAAGCTCTGGAGTGATATCCACAGAGCAAATGTCAACCACAGCCTCTAGAGTAATGTCCGCACAGTTAACAATGGCCAAAACTTCTGGAGCAACGCCCACAGGCTCTATGAAAGCTGTGGCAAAACAACACATGAGAACCACAGCCTCTGGAAAGATGTCCAAGCCACTGAGGAGAGCTCCAGCTTCTGGAGCAATGTCTACCCAACGAGTTATGGACACAGCCTCTGAGACAATGTCCGTGCCACAATTGACAGTCCCAGCCTCTGGATCAATGTCCATGCTGCAAATGAGAGCCCCTGTCTCTGAAGCAATGTCCGTGCCACAAATGAGAACCATGGCCTCAGGATTGACATCTGCACCACAGATGAGAGCCATGACTTCTGGAGCAATGTCCACCCCACTAATAACAGCCCAAACCTCTGGATCAACATCCACCCTGTTAATGagagacacagcctcaggagtGATGTCCTGTCCACAAATGAGAGCTCTGGCCTCTGGAGCATTGTCCAAGCCACTAATGACACCCAAAGCCTCAGGAACGATGTTCACGGAACAAATGGCAACCACAGCTTCTGAGGCAATGCCCACACTGCCAATGAGAGACACAGTTTCTGGAGCTCTGTCCATGCCGCAAATGACAGACACAGTCTCTGGAGGGTTGTCTGCGCTGCTAATGAGAGACACAGCTTCTGGAGCGATGACCACATCACAAATGACAGCCACAGTCTCTGGAGGGATGTCCATGCCATTAATGAGAGCTCAAGACCCGGGAGTAACGCCTGCCTCACTAATGAGAGCCAAAGCCTCTGGAAAGATGCTCGGTCAGCCAATGAGCACCCAAGATCCTGGAGGGATGTCCATGTCTCCCATGAGATCCATGACTACTGGAGGGATGCAGATGAGTGCTCCAAACTCTGATGTGATGTCCACACCAACAATGAGAGCCTGGACCTCTGAAACAATGTCCACACCACTAATGAGAACCTCAGACTCTGGAGAGAGGCCCTCACTGCTCACAAGAGCTCCATCCTCTGGAAAGATGTCCCTACCACTAATGAGAGCTCCAGCTTCCGGAGAGATACCCACGTCTCTGAGATCCTCAGCTTATGGAGCCATGTCTGCTCCACAAATGACAACCACAGCCTCTGGAATGATGTCCATGCCACAAGTGAAGGCTCCCATCTCTGGAGCAATGTCCATGCCACTAACAAGATCCACAGCCTTTGGAGGGATGTCCATGCCACTGATGAGAGCCCCAGGCTCTAGAGTGACATCCACATCACAAATGATGCCCACAGCTTCTGGAGACATGTGCACACTACCAGTGCGAGCCCCAGCCTCTGGAGGGATGTCCCCACCACTAGTAAGAGCTCCAGCCTCTGGAACTATGTCCACACCACTAAGGAGACCCTCAGCCTGTGAAACTGTGTCCACAGAGTTAATGAGAGCTTCAGCCTCTGGACATATGTCCACTGCACAAACAACAGCCATGGTCTCTGGAGGGATGTCCAAGCCATTAACGAGAGCCCCGGCCTCTGGAACAATGCCCATGCCTTTAATGTCAGCCGTGGATTCTGGAGAGATATCTATGCCGCTAATGGAAACCATGGCCTCTGGAGCAATGTCCACATTGCAAACCAGTGTTGCGAACTCTAGATCTATGTCCTTGCCACAAACAACATACACAGTGTCTGGAGGGATGGCCACAGCGCCAATTAGAGCCTCTGCTTCTGGAGCAATGTCCACATCATTTATGAGACCCTCAATTTCTGGATCGATGCCCATGCCACTACCGAGAGCCACAGCCTCTGGATGTGGCATGGGGATGTCCATGCCACAAATGACAGCCACAGACTCTAGAGGGAGGTCCATACCACTAATGAGGGCCTCAGGCCCCGGAACAATGTCCACACCACAGACAGCCTTTGGAGTGATGTCCACTCTGGAAACCAAAGCCACAGACTCTGGAGAGGCTTCCATCTCTCACAGTAACATCACAGCCTCTGGATCAAAGCCCACACCGCACATGACTGCCACAACTCCTGAAACTACGAAACCACCACCAAAGGAAGTGCCATCCTTCGGAATGTTGACCCCAGCACTCTGTTACCTCTTAGAAGAGCAGGAAGCAGCCCGGGGCTCGTGCTCTgtggaggaagagatggagattGATGAGGAGAAGCAAATGAAGGGGTTTTTGGATGATTCAGAGAGAATGGCATTTCTGGTGTCTCTTCATCTGGGAGCAGCAGAGAGGTGGTTCATCTTGCAGATGGAGGTAGGAGAACCTCTCTCAGATGAAAATAAGTCTTTCCTGAGAAGATCCCAGGGCGTATATGACTCCCTATCTGAGATAGACATCCTCAGTGCTGTTCTTTGCCATCCCAAACAGGGCCAAAAGTCAGTCAGGCAGTATGCCACTGACTTCCTGCTGCTGGCCCGTCATTTGTCTTGGTCTGATGCCATTCTACGGACCAGATTTCTGGAAGGACTCTCAGAAGCTGTTACCACCAAAATGGGTCGGATCTTCCTGAAGGTGGCTGGCAGCCTAAAGGAGCTGATAGACAGGTCTCTGTACAGCGAGTGCCAGCTGGCTGAAGAGAAGGATTCCCCAGGCAACTCAAGCCAGGTTCTGCCAACAGCCTGTAAGCGGAATAATGAGGAGGCCATGGAGAATGAACTGAGCTCTCAGCAGCAGACTGAGGAG CACCAGCATGTTCCCAAACGCTGTTACTACCTGAAAGAGCACGGAGACCCCCAAGAAGGTCTTCATGACCATCTTGGACAGAGCACAGGCCATCATCAGAAGGCCCATACCAACAAGTAA